The Alkalihalobacillus sp. TS-13 genome includes a window with the following:
- a CDS encoding PLP-dependent aspartate aminotransferase family protein encodes MDNFRFDSKAVHFHKRLKSEATSKAQPIYQTSAFKFKNLEELEGFFEGKSPFMYSRVNNPNTDDLGRGVAQLEGAPNGIATSSGISAILAGILSVAEQGSHIVACEDLYGGTYQLLAKELPSLGIDVSFTSFENEESIRSAMKDNTVLLYSETITNPFLRVENVDLIVKIAEETGVRTMIDNTFATPYLLQPYLKGVNLVAHSATKYIGGHSDISAGVLVGEAALVEKARSKVTNFGSNLSPFEAWLTCRGLKTLSLRMERHVSNAKKLAGFLSEHEGIEKVFYPSDASEKGNGAIVSIVLRDDINPNQFTENLDWIGVVPTLAGVETTVSYPIGTSHRAIPTSDQERLGITKQLIRISVGIEDYLDIEDAFRKALS; translated from the coding sequence TTGGATAATTTCCGTTTTGATTCAAAAGCTGTACATTTTCATAAACGACTTAAATCAGAAGCAACGAGTAAAGCACAACCGATTTATCAAACCTCAGCTTTCAAGTTTAAAAACCTTGAGGAGCTTGAGGGATTTTTTGAAGGTAAATCACCATTTATGTACTCAAGAGTGAATAATCCGAACACAGATGACTTGGGGAGAGGCGTAGCCCAGCTAGAGGGAGCACCAAATGGGATCGCGACTTCCTCGGGGATTTCAGCAATTTTAGCAGGAATCCTTTCTGTGGCTGAACAAGGGTCGCATATCGTCGCATGTGAAGATCTATACGGCGGTACATATCAGTTACTCGCTAAAGAATTACCGTCCTTAGGGATTGATGTGTCATTCACTTCTTTTGAAAACGAAGAGAGCATCCGCTCAGCTATGAAGGACAATACGGTTCTACTTTATTCCGAAACGATTACAAATCCATTTTTACGAGTAGAGAATGTAGATCTAATCGTGAAAATTGCAGAAGAAACAGGCGTACGAACGATGATTGACAACACGTTTGCAACACCTTATCTACTCCAGCCATATTTAAAAGGGGTGAACCTTGTAGCGCATAGTGCAACGAAATACATTGGAGGGCATTCAGATATTTCGGCAGGTGTCCTTGTCGGTGAAGCTGCTCTTGTCGAAAAAGCACGGAGCAAAGTCACGAATTTCGGAAGCAATCTGAGTCCATTTGAAGCCTGGTTGACGTGCCGAGGACTAAAGACCTTAAGTCTTCGTATGGAGAGGCATGTGAGCAATGCTAAGAAGCTTGCAGGCTTTTTATCAGAGCACGAAGGTATTGAAAAAGTTTTTTATCCCTCGGACGCATCTGAAAAAGGGAATGGAGCGATTGTATCGATTGTTTTACGTGATGATATCAATCCTAATCAATTTACTGAGAATCTTGATTGGATCGGTGTAGTACCGACATTGGCAGGCGTGGAAACGACTGTATCGTATCCGATCGGGACTTCACATCGAGCTATCCCGACCTCGGACCAAGAGCGGTTAGGGATTACCAAACAATTGATTCGAATCTCAGTCGGGATTGAGGATTATCTGGATATCGAGGATGCATTCCGAAAGGCTTTATCCTAA